One Rosa chinensis cultivar Old Blush chromosome 3, RchiOBHm-V2, whole genome shotgun sequence DNA window includes the following coding sequences:
- the LOC112191720 gene encoding glutamate receptor 2.8 isoform X2 → MAISDFYASHASYKTRLLLHIRDSKGDVVVEAGEAVDLIKNLEVQAIIIGPESSMQAKYAMNLGDNAQVPIISFSTTSSSITTFPTSYFFRVAQNDSSQVKVIRSIIQNFGWSEAVPIYVDYEFGEGVIPYLTNALQEVDIRIPYWCVIPSMASDDQIVAKLHQLMTMQTRVFIVHMLPSLGSRLFAIAKEMGMMGEGYAWITTDRMTNFFGSIKSSVTDNMLGVIGLKSYVPNTEELEHFKLRWQMKFQKDNPTILNVKLDVFGLWAYDAVWALAMAVEKVRAANFNFQKLNISDHSTNILERLGVSQSDPELVQALSSTVFRGLSGNFSLLYGQLRSTNFQIVNVNGNGEREIGYWTLQEGLVRNLNSTSRSTNTSRFSFMDANAFGPIIWPGDTITTPKGWEIPKHGNWMRVLVPVNHGFQEFVRVSRAPATTFSGYCIDVFTAVVERLPYEVSYEFIPFERPNGDPAGSYDDLIFQVFRGNYDAAVGDLSNRPNRSLYVDFTLPYTDTGISMILPVKRSKSSKNAWVFLKPLTWEVWLLSVCFFIFMGFVVWVLEHRINKGFRGPLQNQIGTSLWFSFSTMVFAHGDQLVSNLARFVVIVWCFVVLVLTQSYTASLSSLLTVQQLQPTDVSLLLKNGDIVGLQEDSFVQGILEQVGFYPDKLRTYNSIERLHELFEQGSISAAFDEAPYMKVFVSTYCSKYTVVETAFSKTDNGFSFVFRKGSHLTRDVSGVITNLQKEDQIRTIEDKCFGKQAICMGPNITGSSNRPLTLSLDSFWGLFLIAWLSSSLALLIFVAMFLYQHRHILICSDPNISFWRRICILLQMYDQEDISSHTITLQESVHSLVAVESSASSPRPLSSHSSQTASNIIVLEMQERLSTRLGDLNPNGQTTQEIA, encoded by the exons ATGGCCATCTCAGACTTCTATGCCTCTCATGCTTCTTACAAGACTAGGCTGCTGCTCCACATAAGGGACTCCAAGGgagatgttgttgttgaagCTGGTGAAG CTGTAGACTTGATAAAGAATTTAGAAGTGCAAGCCATCATAATAGGGCCGGAATCATCAATGCAAGCAAAGTATGCAATGAATCTTGGAGATAACGCTCAGGTGCCCATAATATCATTTTCAACAACAAGCTCTTCCATAACTACTTTCCCAACTTCGTATTTTTTCCGAGTTGCACAGAATGACTCATCTCAAGTGAAAGTCATAAGATCCATCATCCAAAACTTTGGATGGAGTGAAGCAGTACCCATCTACGTTGATTATGAGTTTGGGGAGGGAGTAATACCTTATCTGACTAATGCTTTGCAAGAGGTAGATATTCGTATCCCTTACTGGTGTGTCATTCCTTCAATGGCCAGTGATGACCAAATTGTTGCAAAGCTTCACCAGTTGATGACAATGCAAACAAGGGTATTCATAGTACACATGTTACCCTCTCTTGGCTCTCGGCTATTTGCAATCGCTAAGGAGATGGGTATGATGGGTGAAGGTTATGCTTGGATAACGACAGACAGGATGACAAACTTTTTTGGTTCCATAAAATCTTCTGTCACAGATAACATGCTAGGTGTGATAGGTTTGAAATCTTATGTTCCGAATACAGAAGAGCTTGAACATTTCAAACTTAGATGGCAAATGAAATTCCAAAAGGATAATCCGACAATCCTTAATGTTAAATTGGATGTTTTTGGATTGTGGGCTTATGATGCTGTTTGGGCATTGGCCATGGCAGTTGAAAAGGTTAGGGCTGCAAACTTCAATTTCCAAAAGTTGAACATTTCCGACCATTCCACTAATATTTTAGAAAGATTAGGTGTCTCACAAAGTGATCCTGAACTAGTACAAGCACTTTCAAGTACAGTATTTAGAGGCCTTTCAGGAAACTTTAGTCTTCTTTATGGGCAACTGCGGTCAACAAATTTTCAGATAGTTAATGTAAATGGTAATGGAGAAAGAGAGATTGGATACTGGACACTCCAAGAGGGACTTGTAAGAAACTTAAATTCAACTAGCAGAAGCACAAACACAAGCAGATTCTCTTTTATGGATGCCAATGCGTTTGGACCAATTATTTGGCCTGGAGACACGATCACCACTCCCAAAGGTTGGGAGATTCCTAAACATGGGAATTGGATGAGAGTTCTAGTTCCGGTGAATCATGGGTTTCAAGAGTTCGTACGTGTGAGCCGTGCTCCTGCTACCACTTTCAGTGGATACTGCATAGATGTATTTACAGCAGTGGTAGAAAGATTACCATATGAAGTTTCTTACGAGTTTATCCCCTTTGAAAGGCCTAATGGTGACCCAGCTGGCAGCTATGATGATTTGATCTTTCAAGTTTTTCGTGGG AATTATGATGCTGCAGTGGGAGATCTATCAAATAGACCAAACAGGTCCTTGTATGTTGACTTTACATTGCCTTACACTGATACTGGGATATCAATGATTTTGCCTGTCAAGCGCAGCAAAAGTAGTAAAAATGCATGGGTGTTCTTGAAGCCTTTGACCTGGGAGGTGTGGTTATTAagtgtttgtttttttatattcaTGGGTTTTGTCGTCTGGGTTCTGGAGCATCGGATAAACAAAGGCTTTCGCGGGCCTCTGCAAAACCAAATTGGCACAAGTTTGTGGTTCTCCTTCTCAACCATGGTTTTCGCACACG gGGATCAACTAGTGAGCAACTTAGCTAGGTTTGTAGTGATCGTGTGGTGCTTTGTTGTCCTCGTACTGACTCAAAGTTATACCGCCAGTTTATCATCACTTTTAACAGTTCAACAGCTGCAACCAACGGATGTAAGCCTTCTCCTGAAGAATGGTGACATTGTTGGCTTACAAGAAGATTCTTTTGTCCAGGGGATTTTGGAACAAGTAGGATTTTATCCAGACAAGCTTAGGACCTATAATTCCATAGAAAGGTTGCATGAACTGTTCGAACAAGGGAGTATATCTGCTGCATTTGATGAAGCCCCTTATATGAAGGTTTTTGTTTCAACTTATTGCTCAAAATATACCGTGGTTGAGACGGCATTTTCTAAAACTGACAATGGTTTTTCCTTT GTCTTCCGAAAGGGTTCGCATCTCACACGTGATGTCTCAGGAGTGATCACTAATCTGCAAAAGGAAGATCAAATTAGAACAATCGAGGACAAGTGTTTCGGGAAGCAAGCAATTTGTATGGGCCCCAACATCACGGGCTCTTCCAACAGGCCTCTTACTCTTAGCCTTGATAGCTTCTGGGGCCTCTTCCTGATTGCTTGGCTTTCTTCATCATTAGCTCTCCTCATATTTGTAGCTATGTTCCTCTATCAGCATCGGCACATTTTGATATGCTCTGATCCAAACATCTCATTTTGGAGAAGAATTTGCATCCTACTCCAAATGTACGACCAAGAGGACATCAGTTCCCATACTATTACGCTGCAAGAAAGTGTTCATAGTCTGGTTGCAGTGGAATCCTCAGCAAGCTCCCCCAGGCCATTATCCAGTCACTCAAGCCAGACCGCATcaaacattattgttttggaAATGCAGGAAAGATTGTCTACTAGGCTCGGTGATCTGAATCCTAATGGTCAAACAACTCAAGAGATTGCCTAG
- the LOC112191720 gene encoding glutamate receptor 2.8 isoform X1 gives MGLKLQMILERWRAEKLQLAMYIWEMESRRRFGVYSLQTCPLVRTIAVGDVELVEPCNFVITNSSLIISLAVAQDTTVPVNVGVVLDVDSLFGKIGLSCINMAISDFYASHASYKTRLLLHIRDSKGDVVVEAGEAVDLIKNLEVQAIIIGPESSMQAKYAMNLGDNAQVPIISFSTTSSSITTFPTSYFFRVAQNDSSQVKVIRSIIQNFGWSEAVPIYVDYEFGEGVIPYLTNALQEVDIRIPYWCVIPSMASDDQIVAKLHQLMTMQTRVFIVHMLPSLGSRLFAIAKEMGMMGEGYAWITTDRMTNFFGSIKSSVTDNMLGVIGLKSYVPNTEELEHFKLRWQMKFQKDNPTILNVKLDVFGLWAYDAVWALAMAVEKVRAANFNFQKLNISDHSTNILERLGVSQSDPELVQALSSTVFRGLSGNFSLLYGQLRSTNFQIVNVNGNGEREIGYWTLQEGLVRNLNSTSRSTNTSRFSFMDANAFGPIIWPGDTITTPKGWEIPKHGNWMRVLVPVNHGFQEFVRVSRAPATTFSGYCIDVFTAVVERLPYEVSYEFIPFERPNGDPAGSYDDLIFQVFRGNYDAAVGDLSNRPNRSLYVDFTLPYTDTGISMILPVKRSKSSKNAWVFLKPLTWEVWLLSVCFFIFMGFVVWVLEHRINKGFRGPLQNQIGTSLWFSFSTMVFAHGDQLVSNLARFVVIVWCFVVLVLTQSYTASLSSLLTVQQLQPTDVSLLLKNGDIVGLQEDSFVQGILEQVGFYPDKLRTYNSIERLHELFEQGSISAAFDEAPYMKVFVSTYCSKYTVVETAFSKTDNGFSFVFRKGSHLTRDVSGVITNLQKEDQIRTIEDKCFGKQAICMGPNITGSSNRPLTLSLDSFWGLFLIAWLSSSLALLIFVAMFLYQHRHILICSDPNISFWRRICILLQMYDQEDISSHTITLQESVHSLVAVESSASSPRPLSSHSSQTASNIIVLEMQERLSTRLGDLNPNGQTTQEIA, from the exons ATGGGATTGAAGTTACAAATGATTTTGGAGAGATGGAGAGCAGAAAAATTGCAGTTGGCAATGTACATATGGG AGATGGAGAGCAGGAGAAGATTCGGGGTTTATTCCCTTCAGACTTGCCCACTAGTCAGAACAATTGCAGTTGGCGATGTAGAGCTAGTTGAG CCATGCAATTTCGTTATAACAAACTCTTCGTTAAT AATTTCCTTGGCCGTTGCACAAGACACAACTGTCCCAGTGAATGTGGGTGTGGTCCTCGATGTTGATTCATTGTTTGGAAAGATTGGGCTAAGCTGCATCAATATGGCCATCTCAGACTTCTATGCCTCTCATGCTTCTTACAAGACTAGGCTGCTGCTCCACATAAGGGACTCCAAGGgagatgttgttgttgaagCTGGTGAAG CTGTAGACTTGATAAAGAATTTAGAAGTGCAAGCCATCATAATAGGGCCGGAATCATCAATGCAAGCAAAGTATGCAATGAATCTTGGAGATAACGCTCAGGTGCCCATAATATCATTTTCAACAACAAGCTCTTCCATAACTACTTTCCCAACTTCGTATTTTTTCCGAGTTGCACAGAATGACTCATCTCAAGTGAAAGTCATAAGATCCATCATCCAAAACTTTGGATGGAGTGAAGCAGTACCCATCTACGTTGATTATGAGTTTGGGGAGGGAGTAATACCTTATCTGACTAATGCTTTGCAAGAGGTAGATATTCGTATCCCTTACTGGTGTGTCATTCCTTCAATGGCCAGTGATGACCAAATTGTTGCAAAGCTTCACCAGTTGATGACAATGCAAACAAGGGTATTCATAGTACACATGTTACCCTCTCTTGGCTCTCGGCTATTTGCAATCGCTAAGGAGATGGGTATGATGGGTGAAGGTTATGCTTGGATAACGACAGACAGGATGACAAACTTTTTTGGTTCCATAAAATCTTCTGTCACAGATAACATGCTAGGTGTGATAGGTTTGAAATCTTATGTTCCGAATACAGAAGAGCTTGAACATTTCAAACTTAGATGGCAAATGAAATTCCAAAAGGATAATCCGACAATCCTTAATGTTAAATTGGATGTTTTTGGATTGTGGGCTTATGATGCTGTTTGGGCATTGGCCATGGCAGTTGAAAAGGTTAGGGCTGCAAACTTCAATTTCCAAAAGTTGAACATTTCCGACCATTCCACTAATATTTTAGAAAGATTAGGTGTCTCACAAAGTGATCCTGAACTAGTACAAGCACTTTCAAGTACAGTATTTAGAGGCCTTTCAGGAAACTTTAGTCTTCTTTATGGGCAACTGCGGTCAACAAATTTTCAGATAGTTAATGTAAATGGTAATGGAGAAAGAGAGATTGGATACTGGACACTCCAAGAGGGACTTGTAAGAAACTTAAATTCAACTAGCAGAAGCACAAACACAAGCAGATTCTCTTTTATGGATGCCAATGCGTTTGGACCAATTATTTGGCCTGGAGACACGATCACCACTCCCAAAGGTTGGGAGATTCCTAAACATGGGAATTGGATGAGAGTTCTAGTTCCGGTGAATCATGGGTTTCAAGAGTTCGTACGTGTGAGCCGTGCTCCTGCTACCACTTTCAGTGGATACTGCATAGATGTATTTACAGCAGTGGTAGAAAGATTACCATATGAAGTTTCTTACGAGTTTATCCCCTTTGAAAGGCCTAATGGTGACCCAGCTGGCAGCTATGATGATTTGATCTTTCAAGTTTTTCGTGGG AATTATGATGCTGCAGTGGGAGATCTATCAAATAGACCAAACAGGTCCTTGTATGTTGACTTTACATTGCCTTACACTGATACTGGGATATCAATGATTTTGCCTGTCAAGCGCAGCAAAAGTAGTAAAAATGCATGGGTGTTCTTGAAGCCTTTGACCTGGGAGGTGTGGTTATTAagtgtttgtttttttatattcaTGGGTTTTGTCGTCTGGGTTCTGGAGCATCGGATAAACAAAGGCTTTCGCGGGCCTCTGCAAAACCAAATTGGCACAAGTTTGTGGTTCTCCTTCTCAACCATGGTTTTCGCACACG gGGATCAACTAGTGAGCAACTTAGCTAGGTTTGTAGTGATCGTGTGGTGCTTTGTTGTCCTCGTACTGACTCAAAGTTATACCGCCAGTTTATCATCACTTTTAACAGTTCAACAGCTGCAACCAACGGATGTAAGCCTTCTCCTGAAGAATGGTGACATTGTTGGCTTACAAGAAGATTCTTTTGTCCAGGGGATTTTGGAACAAGTAGGATTTTATCCAGACAAGCTTAGGACCTATAATTCCATAGAAAGGTTGCATGAACTGTTCGAACAAGGGAGTATATCTGCTGCATTTGATGAAGCCCCTTATATGAAGGTTTTTGTTTCAACTTATTGCTCAAAATATACCGTGGTTGAGACGGCATTTTCTAAAACTGACAATGGTTTTTCCTTT GTCTTCCGAAAGGGTTCGCATCTCACACGTGATGTCTCAGGAGTGATCACTAATCTGCAAAAGGAAGATCAAATTAGAACAATCGAGGACAAGTGTTTCGGGAAGCAAGCAATTTGTATGGGCCCCAACATCACGGGCTCTTCCAACAGGCCTCTTACTCTTAGCCTTGATAGCTTCTGGGGCCTCTTCCTGATTGCTTGGCTTTCTTCATCATTAGCTCTCCTCATATTTGTAGCTATGTTCCTCTATCAGCATCGGCACATTTTGATATGCTCTGATCCAAACATCTCATTTTGGAGAAGAATTTGCATCCTACTCCAAATGTACGACCAAGAGGACATCAGTTCCCATACTATTACGCTGCAAGAAAGTGTTCATAGTCTGGTTGCAGTGGAATCCTCAGCAAGCTCCCCCAGGCCATTATCCAGTCACTCAAGCCAGACCGCATcaaacattattgttttggaAATGCAGGAAAGATTGTCTACTAGGCTCGGTGATCTGAATCCTAATGGTCAAACAACTCAAGAGATTGCCTAG